Genomic segment of Pelmatolapia mariae isolate MD_Pm_ZW linkage group LG6, Pm_UMD_F_2, whole genome shotgun sequence:
TGTGGGAGGAAACTCCAGCTTTCTGTGGGAAGTTTGGAGCGTTTGTGTTCTGTGATGTCGCAGACCGGCAGACCCCGGCAGAAGTCCGTTTTTGGTCAGACGGTGGTTTCTGCAGATCCGGCTTCACCGAGTTGGACCGACAGGTCTGCCGGGCACGCCGGGATGAAGACCCGCTCTGCACAGCGTCTCTACCGGCGGAATTCGAGCTGTAGCCCACCTGTCGGTGTGCGTTCTGGATCCTGTCCACAGAGAAAGCAGGATTAGGCTCCAGGAGGAACGTCGCTCTCGGCCTGACGTTTTCCTTTTCCACTTTGGGTGCGGCAGATTGGCCGAGCCCGACGGCGACGCCGGCAGCAGCCGGAGCTTCCCTCTGATATCTCGCTTGGCCGGCAGGTTTCTGAGTCGAGCAGAGCTTCGGAGAAGCGAACTTCAGAGGATTTTGAGTCATCTCTAACACCAAAGAGTCGTTTAGCAGGTCGTCGTCTCCCCAGTCGTCCTCGAAGTCGTTGCGGGCTGACGTGCCGTTGCCGTGCGGCGTGGAAACGGCTGAAGTGGGGCCACGTGACGAGACGGACGGTTTCCCAGAAGCCTCTCTGGGAGGTTTGACCTGTGACTGAGCTGAGGAGGCCTGGCTCAGGTTCCCGCTCACGTACTGAGTCGGCCCATCGAAGAGGAAATCCAGATCGTCGTCCATGTGTTGAGATGGAAGAAGCTGCACGCCCGTCCCCGCCACAACGCTCGCAGCAGGCAGATGGCTTCCAGGAAGCGAGGGAGAAATTTCAATCTCAACGCCGTTCTCGAAATCCAGGATGTCCTCGGACAGGAGCTCCAGGCTCTGCTGGTGCATgtcctccgcctcctcctcatcctgaCGAAACATGTTGAAGTCAAACTGCTTGGCAAGCTTCAGCAGGTCGTCGACGGCGTTCGGTCTGCAACAGAATGAAACGTAAGCTCACCGAGAGTCGGAACCAGACTCACATGCAGTAAATGTGCTGTGATGGACCGAGTACTGCTGAAGATGGACGTGTTCCTGTCAGACCAACGTCAGAGCTCCTCACACCTGTGCAGCTGAAGCTCCGCTGTTATCGAGGACCTCTGTAAATAACACTAAGCCTGTCGCAGTATTTGTGAGGTTAATGATCAATAATCTAATCTGATGCGAGCATGGCTCCGTTTGTAGCGGCCGTGTGCACTGGTCTCGGGCCATGAGCGTGATCGACGACgcagaaacagctgcagtgtTAGCAAAGCGCCGTTTCCTGTTTGGTTGTGTGTTGTGATCCAGTTCACAGTCACACCTTCTTACCTGCAGCCAAATCATTTTAACACttcctgctttgtgtttttatcccAATCTGGAGAAGCTTTGCATGAACCACCgttcaaaataatcctcctTTGTCTGAAACCGGCTCGTTTAGCTCCTGTCTCTTTAAGGCCCTTCCCAAACCCTTCTTTTGACTGGCCAACTTAAGGAAGCCTGCAGAGGGGCTGTGCCATCTTTTTGTATTATTACAAACCTTAAAttaacttatttttattttttctctcattacctttctctttcattttgtcTCGTGTCTCTCTTTGATTTTCTACTTTcagtaaagaataaaaacagatgTAATTCTCTTTTGGCACACCGAGTCTACATCGGCGGTGTGGAGCGTGCTGTCTGAGGCTCGTTCCCGCCAGCCTCCTGAGCTGAACCCACCTTGGGGACTTCTTCTTGGGTTTGGGCGGCTGAACGTCTGGCGTGCAGGGGATGGAGGCGCTGTCTCCGATCCACTGCTGTAACGTCGGGTCCGCGTCCTCGGGTCTGCCGTGCTGCAAAGTCAGTACAGTCGATCGTTAGCTTTAACAGCAAGATGCTTTTTGCTGCGACCCGTGgctggtgtgtttgtttttggggtttcTGACCTTCGGAGCAATCCTGCTGACGATCTCCGAGATGCTCACGGCTCCGGCTGGGCGCGTTTTTCCTCTTTTACCTGCAGACAACGACAGAATCACAGGCAGGTGCGCACACGCCTCCAGCGTGGAACAAAGTGCATTAAACACAGACAAGAGCAGCAAATTTGACTCCACGTTACCGCGTCTGTTTGGCGAAGGGGAGGTGGCGTCCCAGATGATGTCCTGCTGAAAGTCAGAGTCGTTGTGCGGAGACTCACCGCAGACGCTTCCTGTATGTCTGAACCTGGGGATTCTGGTGGGGGTTTTAAACTCTGGACCAAAGGATGAAAATCATTTCTGTCAGCTTTGTAAACGTCTCACATTTGAAGTTTAAAGTAGTGTCTGTTAATCTGGTCCAAGGGGCAGTGATGGATACTGACACTGTGAGGGGACCGTTAGCTGTCTGTTAGTGTGATGGTGGAGTTTCACTGTGCGTGCCTGCAGACAaagcttttaatgtgtttttagaTACATTAATATAATAACCATATCTAACGCAAATGTTTAGGCAGAGGTTGGTTAACTAACAACTATATTAGTTTGGTTTTTAGCCACACAGCTGCAGACTGAGGAACTTGTTCCTAGCCGAACTGCAGAGTGTGAGCTCTCCGGGCTGTACACACGTTTTGTCACGAATCAGAAAACGATTTTTAGTGAAATGTTTCAGGAAACCTTAAATCTGCAGATATTTGAATGTAGTTTGGCGTGTCGCGCTGTCCAAACAGGAGAGCGGTTGTTCGGTCACAGAAAACGGCTTCGAGGAGCTAAACCGACACTAAAGGCACAGAAAGGTGCTGCTCACCTGCCCGCTGGCTCCTCGGGGAGTCCTGCTCAGATCCCAGCCTCTGTCTGGAGCTCCTGCTCAGGCGGTTTGCTCTCGGTTTAGCCGCCTGTTGCTCCTCCAGCGGGGTGCCCATCACAGCGACCAAAGGGCCGAGCTTCGGCCGGCCTCCGCTCATGGTCAGCGCCCGAGCTCCGGGTGAGAGCCGGGGCAGCCACGGTTCGTGTTGCCGGATGGCTCTTTGAGCTTCACTTTCTCAGGCTGTAAATTCGGACGCTCCGCCGAGCTTTTGAACGTCCCGCCATCTTTTCTCCTTCCCAGAGTTCCCTGCGGTGGTGCGTTCAAGAGCAACAGTGCTATGCGGAAACTGATCCTTGCggtgtttacttttattttatgtttgttttgttttttaattttttacatttttacatagaTAGGCTTAATTagtattttaaaacttttttaaatattcagatTTTAATTTGAGTGGCAGAGTTATACGTATATTTGAATTAACACTACATTTTATTCCTtactaaagtaaaaacatgaAAGAGTGACTTTAGACTCTTATAGATGTATCTTTTATTTTGGGGTTATATGATATAATAACACGTTGAAATTTGACCCTGCAGTTAGTTTTTTCTTCATTCCTGCCTCGAACAGCTCTGAAACCAGACGTCTGGAAATGAGAGATAAAGTGACACTCATGTTTCTGAATCAGCTCTAAAGCAGCAGAGGTGAGATGAACCACCACATCACTGCACGTTTCACAGCCTTTATTACTCCAACACCACCGCACACCAGTGCCGGGCCCTTCAGGCGCAGAGGCCCCTCTCTCAGACAGGCACAGGAGCCGTACATCTTCATTAAATCAGAGTCAGATAGACTCGTGTGTTTTCgtctgcagctgcagctctgcTCCTCCTCGGATCCCCCAGAGGAAGAATTAGTGCATCATCCCCTGCTGTGCTGCTCTCTGTGATGAATCTGAATTTAGACTCTGCATAAAACCCACCAACACATGGAGCAGCTGTGAGTCACAGCAGAGGAGGGTGGAGGTTTGTTCCAGCAGCACTGATGGATCCTCCACCCTCGGGGTCTGCTTCTGTTTGTGTATGGCGAAGCATGCAACAAACAGCCATCGTAAATCATCAAGTGACTAACAAACGTAAACAGAAGTTTTCACTATCCCTACTAATTAATGTTATCTTGTTGTATCTCTGTTGTGGTCAGTGCTATCCtctttgctgttgcatgctggggcagcaggttgagggtcacagacgtcaacagactaaataaactgatccacaaggccagtaatgttgtggggatggagctggactccgatagggtggtgtctgagaggcggatgttgtccaagacaAGGACAACCATGGATAATACCTCCCATCCATGACATGTTGGCTACTCACAGGAGCAcgctcagtgagagactgagattacccataatgcaccactgaccgacacaggaaatcattcctgcctgtgtcCATCTCCCTGTACAGCTCCTCCATCTAACCCACTGTAAACCCTGCAATAGTTTCACCCTTTTCACAcacgctcttttctactctggaaTATTCTTgtccattatccaatgacacgtCTGCTTACCTgcatcttttgctcgtttctcctcctcttcttttctcttttttctaaactgagcacctgatggctttggacttttcttgtccatcttggttttaattttgcactccagtatgaacacccatcccctaacccgaggatcaccacaacataacctaacagacctacaccttagttcacagattcactttgtctcgggtttatttctgggatttcacacaacccaggattcaaatcatgaacacataatgggcttggatttacaacattatgaatgaaatgttctctatttggaagcagccggcccctcccctttcgacgggttgtgtgagactttaaatcatcaaactgtaaattatacattataaattgttattgatccctttacccctggtcctaaagtgtatatttattttcttactcttctgatatttattgtttgtttacttgctctgctgtaactggagcctcgtcgtctcgtctctctctatactggactgtatgtagcggagatgacaataaagtttactttgacttcagcagcgagcaggcgcaccgagggctctcgcgctcacttggaaattataagtctgtatcatgatgtctgctgttttcgtgtttgttggtttgtttttattttgttttattttgcgagttggttattagacgctgctccagccagccagagaatcccccgccgccccgccctctcctccctgtgccgcaagcagcaggcgcacctcgcaaacggagggcgcccttactcccagcaaatgggcgatagaaaaccgatcggtgcctatgccattcccaatatgcgctggcatgatgtcggggcatcatgagtacgagcaacctttttttttgccgatgtccgtgatgccgccccgggcaaccgcccgtgtcgcccgtatcaaaaaccgctactgtaaataggatttcatttaaaaaaagtaattaaatgaattaaggTGAATATAAAGATAAACATTTTAACTCCTGAGTTTAATCACAGTTTCAAAGAGTCCAAAATTAAAGCCTCAGACTGTGAACAAACATGTTGGAGCGATATCAGCCAAATCATAAGGTGAACAGGGCTGGGCTGTACTTTCATGCAGTACCACTTTTTACCGCAAGATGGCGCAACCAGTCTCTGCGAGCCTCATTCAAGCAGACAGCTCAAAGTTAAGGAGACGCTCTAATTTAGGATGAGAAGAGGAAAGTGCTGCTGAGGAAACGAGGGGACGacagaaatatgaaaagaaTTTCAACTCAGCAGCGTGTAAAACGTCGCCCTCTGGTGGAGAAAAGTTCAGGGCTCGTGTAATGGCCAAACGTAGCTTAGAGACTGTGAATGGTACGACTTTAGTAATAACTGTTATGAGTGAAGTTATGAGTGTCAGGTTTGTGATCACAGCAGGAGAAatgaaacacaggaaacacCTCGCACATCCAGAAAAGTGGAAGCCCAACGGGACCGAGACGAGCCGGCGCAGTGCTGGAGCTTAAGGTGAGCGCTAGGCCTCCGCCACACAAAGTTCATTGTTACAGGGAacactgagctgctgctgctccgtCTGCAGGGACACATGCTCAGCACGAGGAAGTTAATTACACTAACGAGGATTACTTCTGAACGGTGACTCGTGCAAAGCTGCTGTCCAAGAGGTCACCTTCAAAGCTAAAATGTCTCCGTCAGGGATTATTTTTGGGTGAAGCGTGTAAAAAGAGCACACTGAGTCTGAGGCTGTTTCCAGCTCGGCAGCTGTGGACGGAGGTGAAACCCGAGCGGCGGCTCGCCCTCCGCCTGGCCCGCAGCCACACTCACATACGCGCCATATTTCATGTGTGTGATTAGAAAACCCTGCTGCTGCAAAGAAAACACTGCGTTTCAATGAGCTGAGGCCGGCAGGAAGCAGCGCTCTACCTGCTTTTACCATCAGCGCGGCCTCAAAGGCTCTCTGGCCTGAGCCGGCGCTTTGAAACTTGAGCCGGGCCGCTGGCGGGGCTTTCAGAGGGCACTGCCAGATATGCCGCTCTCTAATCTCAGCCATCGATCACTGTCTGCTTGGACCGATGCCCCCCCGGCCCAGGCCTGCAGTGTCAGCTCCGACCTGAGGCGGCGTGCAGCTGTGTGGAAATGTTCTGCAGGGTCACAGTGAGCTCGATCCTGTCGAAGACCTCAGAGAAAAAGGAGCTGCGAGTTTGCTCTAAAACTCTGTGAGAGATCTGCACACCATAAAACTCtctcatgttaaaaaaaacggATTCGGCAAGCTTCGTGCTCGTTTTGGATCAAATGCGTTCGAGGCTTTGATGCAAAGAGCCGAGCTGTTCATTCTAACGGCTCAGAGACCAGAATAAACGTCTCTCCTCGTCTCAGCTCGATCAGCAGAAGAGTGCAGGACGTTTCCAGAAGAGAGCCAGAGGTTATTAATAACTGATGATTCAGTGATAATCTTTGGACAGACTGATCCAAAGCTCACAGGTCTGCGAGCTGAAGGTCGGCAGGCCGACGCTCAGAGAACCTGGTGCTTCTTTAACACGTCCAGCAGCTCTCAGCTGCAGGCACAGACCTGCTGCAGGGCCCTCAGAGTTCAGGGTGTGGATTTATGAATATTTATTTGGCATTTCGTGTCTGATGTATCCACGCAAACGGAAGACGAGATTTTAGACATTCCCGGGGGCAGCGTGGAACTTTGTGTTCTTCCCAACAATAAGAAAAAGATTTCTTCATACTTTCCTTTGAAAACTGGCACCGCAGACAGATGCAGCTCAGCAACAGAACCGGACCAGCGCCGCAGACACGACGAACCGCTCCTCCGCTGTGAGCTGACccgacagaggtcagaggtcaggttcTGTGGGTTTCGGTGTGCTGAAAGCTTCTCTGTAGGAGACGCTCTGGTGGACGAGGACGGGTTTTTATTCTAATGTGGTTCCTCCTGTCTGAATCCAGATGCTGAGACAGATGTTCATACGAGACGCAGTCACCTGAGCCCTCAGCAGGTAAATCGTTCCCAGTGTTTGTAAGATGTTGTGACAGGGAAGATGTTTGTGGGGTTTTCGTCATGTTTCTGTCTCCGTGTTGTCTTGTCGAGGTCTCGTGTCCCCTTCCTGTTTCCGTGTTTCGTTCCATGTCTCTCCAGGCCGTCGTGTCCTCTGTTCCTTAGTTACGTCTCCCATTTCTGCGtctttatgtttcctgtttcattttgaCGTTTGTGTGTGCTGCTCGTGGTCTGATGCATTGTTCCACAGTAAACATCCATCATACTTGGTGGTCAGAGGACAGGTGGTCCTGGTGGCTGATAACAGGGACCACCTGAGCAATGAGCACACCCTCCGTGGAGTAAAAGGCTGCTCTAAGCCACGAGGACCATGAAGCAGTGCAGAGTCCTGGACTCTAGGTCTGTGAGAGCTGGCTGGGCTCTGCTCTCGGGGAGTCTCGGCCCCCGAGAGCAGAGTCTGAGCGTGTGCTGTGCTTCCAGTTCTGCGAGCGCCAACAGAACACGAAACCAAGTAACGAGGCTTCTTTCCTCGCCGGCTGACCCTCTCTCGAGGCCTCCTTTGAGCCAAAGTCTTCATGCCGAACATCCGGCGCTGCTCCAGAAACAGGGAATGTTGGACGGACCTGTGGGAAGCCCTGAGCTCGTTCTGCCTCGGCTGTAACTGGCTGACCTGAGTCAGGACATGAAAACCTGACGCCACCACATCCTCCAGCAGCTGCGCCCTCAGACCGGAGGAGCTACGTCAGGTCACAGGGACCTGGAAACATGAATGGAAAACGACCCGTGGGACTCGTGGAACAGACGCGCTTATTGAAGGGTTCAGTCGAACTTTCATTACCTCCATCGAAGACTGAAAtacaagaagctggagaaggCGCCGTCGCTATGCTGTCAAACGTCTTCCTGTTCTGCCCGAACGGTGAGAAGCAGAGGACTGTGGGTCTGACGGTGAAGAGCGTCGAGTCCTCTCCTTCTGCTTCCCTCCAGTCACTGTGAGAAACAACGTGATTCTTGTTTTGGAAAACCACAGTTTAATGAAACGCTTTGGGAAACGTCTTGTTTCGCTCCAGTTAAGCTAAAAGGTTTAAAGTTGGCCCATAAAGTTCCAGCAGGCTCAAGAAGGAGACATGAGGGGGGAATAAAACCTGGAAATAAACCCAAAGGTTCATCAAAGATGGCGGCTTTCCCTCAGCGTGAACATCTCGGTATTAAAGGTGAAAACTCGAGCTCGACTGTGGTCGCTGATGTCATCCAGCTGCGTCGGGGCGGGTCCGAAAAGATGACATCACCCGAGTCCGAGCGACCTCCGGCTGACGTGAAGAGCAGGTGGATCCGCCACACCCATACATAATGACTTATCCATCACCGTGTAGCCCCGCCCCTAAATCCTCACCTGCTTCCTGCTCGTCCCTGACTGTAACGGACCACAGAGCAGAACCTCAGCACAGGTGGGTCTGAGCGCTTCTCTGCTCGgtgaaaaaacactttttgttCTGCGTTTTAGTGCATGTGCCATCCCGGGACTACTTTCTACGGTGGAAGAACACATTCCTTCTTCGGTTACAGGAAACACTTGTAAATAAAAGGAAGTCGGTGCTTCCACCATTGAGCAAACAGCTGCTTTGGTCTCAGGTGTAAACACTGATTTAAAGGTACGGTGTGTACGATTTAGTGGCTCCGCCTCCACACCCATCAGGTGGGCCCAGGATGGCTGCAGGGGGGCGTGTCCGGTTTATCCGTTCTGAGCTGCTTCATGAAGATGTCGGTGAATCACGGAGGAGGAACGTGAGATTTCCTCCTCACTGTCTCCTgttgggatttagagattcttttattgctgccaTATAACCTGCCTTATGataactgcattaataacatgtattacagcattattttatcagtaatatttcttacagggttcatattgtattgaagatgtttgtcaccacattgacctttctattcacaggtttAGTTCAGTTTATACACATTGCttatctgtgcttgtttagagttgatgttccagtccagagggttttaagcttcactggtgagagtgtccagatgatacatgttgagggaagatgggaacatagcaggttaattgcatgcatgcttacaatacataAATCTAGCAAcaggcccaagtgtcttctgcttctttttaaGACCTGCGCCAGTTCTGTCTACTTAGTGATTGGTGACGAGGGTCAATAATTAGCCACTAGAGACCCTGAGGCTTGaagtttattaccttaaaaggcGAGTGTTATAGAAAagagaagttatatgtctgattatagctattaaaaatgtacaagatgTACCCATGTCTGtcaacaatgtatttttgacctgTACTTGACGTGTACGTGGGGGCGTACATTTTCTGTCCTATAAAACCCCCATTCAGTGTATTCTTGAGGAAGAGGACATATGCTGATGCTTCTTCTCCTGTGTAATAAACTCATTGTTTGATTGCACTTATCTggagcctccgtcgtttgttgtctggtctgcagttgatcgatctcgcttcaCTCCTGACAGCAGACTTTAAAATTGACACTTTTATTTTATGAGttaatcagcagaatttttagTTACTTTTTATAATGAGTATTTTCAGCTGTGTCAATGCCCTTTGACCTCACAGACTGCAGGATGTGTGCTCTAACTCTGAGCGCGCTCTCAGGTGAACGGTCGATTGTCTCTAATAAGCGACTTCCTGTCCAGTCGGGGTAAACTGACCCCTCCCTCCCCACTTCCTCCCCACAGTAACCATGATCCATGAGTTCTGGTTCCTCTGCGAGACACTGAATATCTTCCCCCTTTTGCCCCAAACACAGAGGAACGCATTTCATCCCTCCTGAAGCAGCCGCTTAATTAAAGGCAATAAATTATCCAACTGTGAGGTCGGCTTGCTCAGAGGAGGCtggagggaggggggagggtTTTAGGGTGGGGGAGGCTGCTGAGGGAGGCGACTGTGTTTGGAGGAACCTTGTTAGTGCTCCGGTTCGTTCCCATCTGAGCACAGGAcatatttatgtttgtgtgctCACAGTGGAGCGTACCAGaactatagactgtatataaatgatggtGGCAGCTGTGACATCAGTCTTTGGTGACCATATTTGGACCAAAGGTTGGCACAGTTAACGCCAGGAAGCTTGGTTATCATCCACAGACAGAAGTCTACACCAATCCCGGAGCTCTGCCTTCTTGGATGGTCTGTTAGTACAGTGACCTCATGGCAGCTATATGtttggtcacatgatgtcattaaaaggctccaacagcacaaacacggcCCAGAGGTCCAGCTCGGGTGAAGCTAGCGCAGTCACCTCCCTGCTGACTTTGGCCGTCACCACGAACGTGAACTCTGAACTTTCTGAACATTGTCTGTCACACATCTGACATGATGCATTCACTGTCTGCTTCGTCTGTGGGAAATGTCACGATAAACAATAAACCTCTCGCTGTGCCCAGCTGTGCTCCCAGCAGCCGTCAGCTCGCCGTGTCCCGGCTCTTCTTTGTGCATCTGACAGCGAGTCTGGATCCTCAGACGGACGCTCGACAGCTGCCAACTAATCACTCATTTCTCTttaaaagcagagatgaagGCAGCTTCCACAATCCCCTAAGATGGCAGTCAAACATGGGCGTGCCATGGAGCCTGTCAGTCACAACTCCTCTGAAGTCAAAGCTCCGCTGAGGATCCAAAGCAGattaatgattttgttttttgtgtcagCCGCCTTTGAAATGAGGAGCATGTAGAAAACTCCCAGAGGACTGGGGCAGCAGATCCACCGAGGGGGACAAATCTCTCCATGGCAGACGGGCCGATCTTTCCCATCAGGCCTGCTGAAGGCGTCACCACTGAACCTCCCGGAGCATCGATTCGAACGGAATGACTCGAGCTGAGCG
This window contains:
- the etaa1a gene encoding ewing's tumor-associated antigen 1 isoform X1, which produces MSGGRPKLGPLVAVMGTPLEEQQAAKPRANRLSRSSRQRLGSEQDSPRSQRAEFKTPTRIPRFRHTGSVCGESPHNDSDFQQDIIWDATSPSPNRRGNVESNLLLLSVFNALCSTLEACAHLPVILSLSAGKRGKTRPAGAVSISEIVSRIAPKHGRPEDADPTLQQWIGDSASIPCTPDVQPPKPKKKSPRPNAVDDLLKLAKQFDFNMFRQDEEEAEDMHQQSLELLSEDILDFENGVEIEISPSLPGSHLPAASVVAGTGVQLLPSQHMDDDLDFLFDGPTQYVSGNLSQASSAQSQVKPPREASGKPSVSSRGPTSAVSTPHGNGTSARNDFEDDWGDDDLLNDSLVLEMTQNPLKFASPKLCSTQKPAGQARYQREAPAAAGVAVGLGQSAAPKVEKENVRPRATFLLEPNPAFSVDRIQNAHRQVGYSSNSAGRDAVQSGSSSRRARQTCRSNSVKPDLQKPPSDQKRTSAGVCRSATSQNTNAPNFPQKAGVSSHSAPPADADFLDDDLDAFFLSEPVWDDLADDELLCEMCEDLESQIQGVAEKQAPLIGQIPNQSRALWPTGRTGRDDRIRQPAAPPPTGTGKAAGSSLAGGSASSATVKVNETLRFTGKKMASGSTVESACLQGSRRVQWAAALQRAPQQHAIKDQFTFKRPTDPVSTATDDVRGKCSAAEIERKKQQAMERRRQRLQAAQNLRDVT
- the etaa1a gene encoding ewing's tumor-associated antigen 1 isoform X2 codes for the protein MSGGRPKLGPLVAVMGTPLEEQQAAKPRANRLSRSSRQRLGSEQDSPRSQRAEFKTPTRIPRFRHTGSVCGESPHNDSDFQQDIIWDATSPSPNRRGKRGKTRPAGAVSISEIVSRIAPKHGRPEDADPTLQQWIGDSASIPCTPDVQPPKPKKKSPRPNAVDDLLKLAKQFDFNMFRQDEEEAEDMHQQSLELLSEDILDFENGVEIEISPSLPGSHLPAASVVAGTGVQLLPSQHMDDDLDFLFDGPTQYVSGNLSQASSAQSQVKPPREASGKPSVSSRGPTSAVSTPHGNGTSARNDFEDDWGDDDLLNDSLVLEMTQNPLKFASPKLCSTQKPAGQARYQREAPAAAGVAVGLGQSAAPKVEKENVRPRATFLLEPNPAFSVDRIQNAHRQVGYSSNSAGRDAVQSGSSSRRARQTCRSNSVKPDLQKPPSDQKRTSAGVCRSATSQNTNAPNFPQKAGVSSHSAPPADADFLDDDLDAFFLSEPVWDDLADDELLCEMCEDLESQIQGVAEKQAPLIGQIPNQSRALWPTGRTGRDDRIRQPAAPPPTGTGKAAGSSLAGGSASSATVKVNETLRFTGKKMASGSTVESACLQGSRRVQWAAALQRAPQQHAIKDQFTFKRPTDPVSTATDDVRGKCSAAEIERKKQQAMERRRQRLQAAQNLRDVT